One genomic region from Gammaproteobacteria bacterium encodes:
- a CDS encoding phosphotransferase, whose amino-acid sequence MSSLLTDQLLLQVINKLPSFNEITIENISRLAGGLCNVNVLVEQQNSSQVIRFLTAVDLQNGVDREREFNHQRLAANSHFTPVPRQYYTSGQLQQLCGEQWHQLTNWCHGIMIVDYCSGRSLASLKVLNSAELKALANLVAGVHQIPNQEHMIAGESVSPFKRLSDYWHLCTSNNEQFKGRHQIVVTELINRLKELTSHTYCLIHGDINRGNIIVGATQLWLIDWEFSAFNDPYIDLASVMVELKLAAQDRAQFIAQYAQVSFEVDQARLQLFECYYCAMCWLWLQLQPNEMISNADGEYYYRRMLELSNSLAKQ is encoded by the coding sequence GTGAGTTCTTTATTAACAGATCAACTGTTGCTGCAAGTAATTAATAAATTGCCCAGTTTCAATGAAATTACGATTGAGAATATTAGCCGCTTAGCGGGTGGTTTATGTAACGTTAATGTGTTGGTCGAGCAGCAGAATAGCAGCCAAGTCATCCGTTTTTTAACCGCCGTCGATTTACAAAACGGGGTTGATCGAGAGCGCGAATTTAATCACCAACGGCTTGCTGCAAATAGTCATTTCACCCCGGTACCGCGACAATATTATACCAGCGGCCAGTTACAACAGCTCTGTGGTGAGCAGTGGCATCAGTTAACCAACTGGTGTCATGGCATAATGATTGTTGATTATTGCAGTGGGCGCTCATTAGCATCGCTTAAGGTACTAAACTCGGCTGAGCTTAAAGCGCTGGCCAATTTAGTGGCAGGTGTCCATCAAATCCCAAATCAAGAACATATGATTGCTGGTGAGTCGGTTTCACCATTTAAGCGACTTAGTGACTATTGGCATTTATGTACGAGTAACAACGAGCAATTTAAGGGCCGTCATCAAATTGTGGTGACCGAGCTTATTAATCGACTTAAAGAACTGACTTCTCATACTTATTGCCTTATTCATGGTGATATTAATCGCGGTAATATTATTGTCGGGGCAACGCAATTGTGGCTAATAGACTGGGAGTTTAGTGCTTTTAATGATCCTTATATTGATTTAGCCAGTGTGATGGTCGAATTGAAATTAGCGGCTCAGGATCGTGCGCAGTTTATTGCTCAATACGCGCAAGTTAGCTTTGAAGTTGATCAAGCAAGGTTACAACTCTTTGAATGTTATTACTGCGCAATGTGTTGGTTGTGGCTGCAATTGCAGCCCAATGAAATGATCAGTAATGCAGACGGCGAATATTATTATCGCCGGATGCTTGAGCTAAGTAATAGTTTAGCTAAGCAATAG
- the yvcK gene encoding uridine diphosphate-N-acetylglucosamine-binding protein YvcK, translating to MKNQSIYLPLTNPSRVQPKLEQLERVVAIGGGHGLGRVLSSLNHLGPCLTGIVTTTDNGGSTGRLRDTQDCIAWGDLRRCIQQLVTHPTPASLLLEYRFRGPGELTKHNLGNLMLLALDHMATRPLDAINIIRDMLHVKSLIIPMSESPTHLLAVADDQQHIFGEIEVDKMQTMPHALKLDPPVKATAEAIEAINQAQLIIIGPGSFLTSIMPPLLLPELRQAIANSDAKKIFITNLVPEDSPAGVLTEQQLLSWSQRMTNLPAPDAVLIHSEKDKDCEPFYFRDIAQDTARCHDRKKLRQAITSLTEQLLRTATIA from the coding sequence ATGAAAAATCAAAGCATCTATTTACCCTTAACAAATCCCAGCCGGGTTCAACCAAAATTAGAACAACTTGAGCGTGTCGTTGCTATCGGTGGCGGCCACGGTTTGGGTCGCGTTTTATCGTCGTTAAATCATTTAGGGCCATGCCTAACAGGTATTGTCACCACAACAGACAATGGTGGCTCAACGGGTCGGCTCCGTGACACTCAAGATTGTATTGCTTGGGGAGACCTCCGAAGATGCATTCAACAATTGGTCACTCATCCAACACCAGCAAGTTTATTACTTGAGTATCGCTTTAGAGGTCCAGGAGAATTGACCAAGCATAACTTAGGCAACTTAATGTTGTTAGCGCTAGACCATATGGCAACCCGTCCGCTTGATGCCATTAATATTATTCGCGATATGCTCCATGTCAAAAGTCTCATTATTCCGATGTCAGAAAGCCCAACCCATTTGCTTGCAGTAGCCGATGATCAGCAACATATCTTTGGTGAAATCGAAGTCGACAAAATGCAAACCATGCCACATGCTTTAAAATTAGACCCACCAGTTAAGGCAACAGCCGAAGCGATTGAAGCCATTAATCAAGCTCAGCTGATCATCATTGGCCCTGGGAGTTTTTTAACCAGCATTATGCCGCCATTATTATTGCCCGAGTTACGTCAAGCGATTGCTAATAGCGATGCAAAAAAGATTTTTATCACCAATTTAGTGCCCGAAGATAGTCCGGCTGGCGTATTAACTGAACAGCAATTATTGAGCTGGAGTCAACGAATGACCAACCTGCCTGCGCCTGATGCCGTCTTGATTCATAGCGAAAAAGATAAAGATTGTGAGCCTTTTTATTTTCGTGATATTGCGCAAGACACTGCTCGTTGCCATGACAGAAAAAAACTGCGCCAAGCCATTACCAGTTTAACCGAGCAACTATTACGTACTGCAACTATTGCTTAG
- the lpxM gene encoding lauroyl-Kdo(2)-lipid IV(A) myristoyltransferase (LpxM is lauroyl-Kdo(2)-lipid IV(A) myristoyltransferase, an enzyme characterized in Escherichia coli and involved in biosynthesis of the form of lipid A found in that species and some closely related species.) translates to MALTQEKHLFNPKFQWAWLAPKYWGAWLGIMLLFILAYIPPIIRDPMARSLTSLVLKVSKKQRRIVEINLTQCFPQMSSDERSALMRKTIEIFLQTVFAQGELLLRSPQYIMNRVEVDGWQHVEKIIKDGDKAIFICPHLWGLEFAPTYFMCKKVQMVAIINEHKNPLFNWLTAMQRNRFDSKIYVRQAGIKVLMKGSKAGLHMFYLPDEDYGPDKSEFAPFFGTTKATLPVVNRIARCSGAKAMSVGIAYDPPSRKYKLTIEAPLDCSQDQSKEEEALFLNQQVERIILRDLSQYIWILRVLKTRPPGESPLY, encoded by the coding sequence ATGGCACTCACTCAAGAAAAACATTTATTTAATCCAAAATTTCAATGGGCGTGGCTAGCGCCAAAATATTGGGGCGCGTGGTTAGGCATTATGTTGTTATTTATATTGGCTTATATTCCGCCGATTATTCGCGACCCAATGGCGCGTTCGTTGACCTCGCTGGTACTTAAAGTGTCTAAAAAACAACGGCGCATTGTTGAGATAAATTTAACTCAATGTTTTCCACAGATGAGCAGCGATGAACGCAGTGCGTTAATGCGTAAAACGATTGAGATCTTTTTGCAAACGGTGTTCGCTCAAGGTGAATTGTTGTTGCGATCGCCGCAATACATTATGAACCGGGTTGAGGTTGATGGTTGGCAACACGTTGAGAAAATTATTAAAGATGGTGATAAGGCGATCTTCATTTGTCCGCACTTATGGGGGCTTGAGTTTGCGCCAACCTATTTTATGTGTAAAAAGGTTCAGATGGTTGCGATTATCAATGAACATAAAAATCCATTGTTTAATTGGTTAACCGCCATGCAACGTAATCGCTTTGATTCAAAAATATACGTGCGCCAAGCAGGCATCAAGGTGCTAATGAAAGGCAGCAAGGCCGGACTGCATATGTTTTATTTACCAGACGAAGACTATGGCCCAGACAAATCAGAATTTGCGCCGTTTTTTGGTACCACTAAAGCAACCTTGCCTGTGGTTAATCGTATTGCACGTTGCAGTGGTGCTAAAGCGATGTCGGTTGGCATTGCCTATGATCCGCCAAGTCGTAAATATAAGTTAACCATTGAAGCGCCGCTCGATTGCAGTCAAGATCAAAGCAAAGAAGAAGAAGCCTTGTTTTTAAATCAACAAGTTGAACGGATTATTTTACGTGACTTAAGCCAATATATTTGGATTTTACGAGTATTAAAAACCAGACCACCAGGTGAGTCTCCGTTATATTAA
- a CDS encoding DNA-3-methyladenine glycosylase I — translation MCKRCPWLDTSKPDYVEYHDHEWGVPVHDDTAMFESLVLESAQAGLSWYTILKKREGYRKVFLNFNVTEVAKFTNDDVERLMQDPSIVRHRQKIAAAINNAQRFIEIQNEYGSFCKFIWSYVNNKTIVNDIEKPEDYVATSAISDQLAKDLKKRGFKFLGSTTLYSHLQATGLINDHSNQCFRKSVC, via the coding sequence ATGTGTAAGCGCTGCCCTTGGTTAGACACCAGCAAGCCTGATTATGTTGAGTACCACGACCATGAATGGGGCGTTCCGGTGCACGATGACACAGCAATGTTCGAATCTCTGGTGTTAGAGTCGGCACAAGCTGGTTTGAGTTGGTATACCATTCTTAAAAAACGTGAAGGTTACCGTAAGGTGTTTTTAAATTTTAATGTCACCGAAGTCGCTAAGTTCACCAATGACGATGTCGAACGTTTAATGCAAGATCCCTCAATCGTCCGTCATCGACAAAAAATAGCCGCAGCGATTAACAATGCGCAACGCTTTATTGAAATACAAAATGAATATGGCAGCTTTTGTAAATTCATCTGGTCTTATGTTAATAATAAAACCATTGTCAATGACATTGAAAAGCCTGAAGATTACGTTGCGACGTCAGCTATTAGTGATCAGTTAGCAAAAGACCTGAAAAAGCGTGGTTTTAAGTTTCTTGGTTCAACGACCCTGTATTCACATCTACAAGCAACCGGACTAATAAACGATCATTCAAATCAATGTTTTAGAAAATCGGTTTGTTAG